AGACACTCATGACTTACGGCCCATTCTCTACCCGGATGGAGCCGATTTTTTCCAAGCCCTTCTCGCACAGGTTACGACACTCTCCAAGCAGGTCTATTCTTCGGCCTTGGAAGTTCTCAAATTCATAGAGGTAAATCTGGAAACAAACACAATAGATTAAATCATTTAGATGCTCACTCACTTCAACTGTGTACTTTTTAGTACCTTATGATTACGCAGCCCGGCGGCAGAGTGGCTGCCAATGCTGCCTTGAGCACCTGAGTGAGACATCGTCAGATCTACAGAGAAACAGGAGGAAACACACAGTAAGACATGTTTAGAATGTTCATTGTACACTTCCACCGTTGAAGAGCCGAATAAATCACACCATAATTTGACATGACAAGGTATTTTCAACTTAACATCCAGTTAAAGCAACATTACGATCTAATAGGCTTCTCCGTCGTTATATGCCCAGAATTTGTCCTGTGAGAGAAAACGTAATTGCCAAAAAACCCACAAATGTAAAATTGCCGCATTTCATTAAGAAGAGGAATGAAAATGAGACACGACCTTCAATCTTTGTTGTCAGTTTTACTTCCCCAGTGAGCCGCTGAATAGCAAGAGAAGGAATAAATCACACCCTGCTGCATTTTATGTCAATGTTCCATCTGCTCACTCAATGCTCATGAGGAGAATCCACTCTTAGGAAAAACAACATTCTCATCCCTTTATATTCTGGAGGTTAAACCGAAAACTTACTTTTACACAAGCAGCTTGAAATGGGTCGATCTTAAGAGACAGTAATAGGTAGTGAGCAAACGAGTGAGggtgtatatatacatttacGTCCGGCAAGATAATACAGCGGGGGGATTCTGACTTCTCATTGGCTGATGGCTGTTTTGGAGCACAAAGTGGGGGTTCAAAGGTCATAATGCTTAGACAAGTCGCGCTGACTtggctgactgttttgttgtacAGCCACATTGTTGGAAGTGGGGGCATTCACTGCCATCAGCATAATGTTAAATACACACAGACCCACACACACAGAAGACCACTCACACATGTGTCCACTCAGTATACTCACAGTGTACAGTATACTCTAAAATTAAGAAAATACCtgaatttgggtcaaaaatggatcgATCCACTACTAGCGCCAATTTGAACCAAGTTTTTGTTtggtacaaaatgacccaattttggggGTTGTCTTGTACAGAactactcaatttttttttaatttttttttattttttatgtggtagtcttgtacaaaacaacccaattttttcTTCTACAAAATgacccttttttgggggggaggggagtTGTCGCGTACAAAAGGAACCATATTTTTGGGTTGTCTTTCTTTGTACAAAACTaccctttgtttgtttgtttttgtttgtttgattgtttgtttgttttttgggtgcgggggtgttggggggggggcttgtaaaaaaagattgtgtgggaacgcaaagatgttttgcgagggaacgcaaagttgttgtttttctaccatgtcaccttagggcaggggtgtcaaacataaggcccgggggccggatcaggcccgcaatggggtttaatccggcccgcgagatggttttgtaaagtaaaaaaaaaaaaaaaaaaaagactgtcggcccaattaatcagccggccacaatcaaagcttataaattcataattacacaagtaagtctcagttgagcaatgcatcttgtacatggaattgctctgaatgtcgttattttaaacacaatttaaagttagtttgtttaaaaaataaaaacatgaatcaaacacaaacatgctgaataagaaacattcaactacacatatgacaaggattaacgtccttataacttcattaacggcacccggcacacaatcagtgaacattatacaggtttatgcaaaaaaaaatttaggacaatatttgtacaggtgcgccccacaatttagggctggcccacaaatagcgaaaatctgcatgtaattgacggcaatgttttacaaattattttacaattttaccgatccggcccaattgcgaatatattttcctccatgtggcccctgagctaatatgagtttgacacccctgccttaggggctccgtaagtTTCAAATTATTTCTGTGATTATTGTGGTTTTTTCGTTGTTTTAAGAGGGTTCCACCAATTGACACTGTGAAGAATGGAGGAGGTTGTGTTAATGGGGGTGTTTTGCACTGGCTAGCACAGGCAATTTGAATCTGTGCAGAGTACACTGAAATTTCAAAATGCATTTTGACGGGAAATACACTGTCAAAAAGCCCAATTTTAGTGAGgtcaatatatttgtttttgtagtaTTCTTAATGAAGACATTTGGGTTCCGAATCAAATTATGAATCTAAGACAATAGTTCAGAATTCCGgcttttatttcatggtatttacatcaaaatgtgTTTAACCGCTCAGGACAGAGCACCTGATGCCTGAAAAAGTGTTTCAAATGAAGAACCATCACTCTGGGGAAGTCAATGTGTCTCAGACTTGATGCAGTTATTGCAAATAAGAGTTATGGaaccaaatattaaatgttgtaataagttaattttaaaattaaagcaAACAATGTTTACTGGAGTAATTTACAACAATGAGGCAGATGACTAAGTTACTTGTCAGTGAGTATAAATAATTTGTGTGTAGGTAAGTGTATTTCTTTGTGCGCCTTGCGTGTGTGATTGAATGCACTTCTGTCAATGACAATGTATGCATGTGCATTACTGAGCGTGCGCACAAAGAAGTGGGAAAAGAGGTGAAAGCAGTGACATGAGCTTGATGGGGATGGACGGATGAACACGGATGCGAGATGGACTAAACTCTGTGGGTATGTGCTTTCTTTCAATACAAATTTTACTGCTTTATAAATACAGTTGAGCTGAGTTGTTTATGAGACTATAATGGCCCTATATACCAGTAATACATGATCACATCTTGTCTTTAATTAACATTACTTTTCACCCACAAGAGTTCTGTGATAGTGATCTGGTTGATTTCCTGTTTGTTCTGCTTTTCTTTGGCAACTTGTGCGTATCTGCACTGGGCATGTTGCCCTTCATCTAGTTCCACTGTGGCACATTAAAACCCAGCAGCTCAGTGTCAAACAATGGCATGAGCAGCAATGTGCTGACTGTGGTCCGGACCCACAAGCCCTGTTACCTTTCAGCACCACCATGTATATAAAAGTCCCATACGCGCTGGGGTGAGAACGCCGTTATTGTGGACACTGTGCTGCTATTCTTTGGGGCCTTGTCAGGTAAGCCATTATTCTATTCAGCCTATAGCAGAGCATTGTCACTTTACATTTGTCCGtcccttgccttttttttgtttctgctgAGACACATAAATGTATACGTGAGGTCCAACCACACACTGACCGGCCACAGAGAGAACATACAACAATTGAAAACCCTCTATTGAGTAAAGACATAACATACTAGCACTGGCCACAACCTTAGCTGCACTTACACAATCAGATGAGATCCAGTTCAATAGTTACACCAAACATTCTAAAGGTAACATTTCAAATATTGGGACTTGTAGCTAcattgattaatcaaaatacaAGAAAGAAAGCTTTCACGTGGATGATATACAGTAACCTCAATTCCAGCGTCAATTGAAATGGTCTTTATTATCTTTATAAAGGCGGGATTGTTGATACAGCTCTTCCGTTGGACACCATTAGATCATTGCCACCACAATGAACTGTTTGTTAAATATACTTGTAGTTTGTCAGATATATGGTTCCCTAAATGtgcattttaaagtaaaaatatcAGTTGTGATTTCTCCATCTCTCTGCTCTGAAGGTAAATCTCTCTTGCGAGACACGATAGCATGGCTCAGAATAATCCCAACCCACTGGGACCATGGAAGGTAGTCTTGCCTCTTTACATGGATGATTACTAACCAAAACTGATCATTAGTACGTAATGCTTGGTCTGATGATGTCAATGATGTGAACACACATCAGTGTGTTATGTGCTCATGTATGCATTAATGTCCACTCCAGATCACAGTTTACGACCAGGAGAATTTCCAAGGAAAGCGTCTGGAGTTTACATCCTCCTGCCAGAACATCATGGAGTCTGGCACTGACAACATCCGCTCTCTGAAGGTGGAGTGTGGAGCGTAAGTCATTAATAGTGTGCCGTGGCACAGTTGTGGATTGTGACTAAGGATCAAACCAATGTCTTTCTTCTCAAGTCAGTGTTGATAGGCTGCAGCTGCTCGCCACCTTAAATATTGTAACCCTAAAAAGATGTTGTTCTTCTTGTTTGAGGTTGAGGAAATGCGGATTACAAACAGATTCAAGTTTCTGCCGTTTTCTGGCATCTTCCCTGCTAAATGAACCAAATACAGCAGGACATGATTTCAAGCTCGTTTCAGTTTAGTAAACTATCTTTAATTTCTCGAAcgaggctctctctctctctctctctctctctctctctctctctctctctctctctctctctctctctctctctctctctctctctctctctctctctctctctctctctcgactaaaatacaataccaaaACTATAATTCACAAACCAAAACGTGTCACAATATGATACACGCTACATGTAGGCTATTGACTAACAAGATGTTGCATGGAAGTAAGCATCAGTGACACCAGAAGCATTTTTCTCCCACGTGATGATGTTCTGCCAGTCCCCAAAAGtctttcaactgtctgacaTTGCATGTGGGAGTAGTTGGGCAGGATATGAGCACTCCAGCTTCTGTGGACAGCAGTTTGTTTTGGAGCGAGGAGAGTACCCTCACTGGGAGTCATGGAGTGGCAGCAACGCCTATCACACCGAGAGGATGATGTCCTTCCGCCCCATCTGCTCTGCTGTGAGTCTTTTTTCACTGTGAAACTGATTATGAGTTTATAAAGCACCCAGTCTGACTCATTCATCAGTATAGCTGAATGACTGACAGAATTATTTTTAACCTGTAAACGCTAAAAGTAATGGGCATCGGTGTTTACTAATACAGAATGGACTTTCTACAGAACCACAAGGAGTCTAAGATGGTGGTGTTTGAAAAAGAGAACTTTATGGGACGTCAATGGGAGATAAGCGATGACTACCCATCACTTCAGGCTATGGGCTGGGGAACCAATGAGATTGGATCCATGCAAGTTCAGAGTGGCGCGTAAGTTGTGtacatacatacagataatgagGATACGGAAGGGAAGTCAAAATCAAAATTTACCAATATCAGCATATTTCGCCTCTACCCTTGCTACAGCTGGGTGTGCTACCAGTTCCCTGGTTACCGTGGTTACCAGTACATTCTGGAGTGTGATCGCCATGGTGGCGAGTACAAACATTACAGAGAATGGGGCTCCCATGCTCAGTCATTCCAGGTGCAGTCACTGCGTCGCATCCAGCAATGAGATTTCTCATCTCCGTTGCCAAAAAGCTCCATGGCTTCCTCCTGTCCCTCTTTCCGCCATAATCATTCCAGCATTCCCTAGTGCTTCGTCACCAAAATGTCTGCCGCACTTCTGCTTTGTTCTGCTGCTAGAAGgaaacgaaaagaaaaaaaagagatgactGAATGGAATAAACGTTAGAGGGAGAAAGCGAGCAGCAGCAGAGATGCTGCATGCCGACCCCTGAGAAGAGGGGAAAACTGAAGGTGGCTTGAGATGTCTGTGAAGTTGTGATGTCATTCAGACTCACTGTAGGTGCAATTGAAAATGGACAAGTTGAAATAAAGAGTAAAACAAGTGTCTGCTGCTATGCCAAGTATTTGTTTGAACTGTTTCAATACAGTGTATGGACCACATGATGAACACATGTGCATGCTAAAGAGACCCAATAAAGGACCTCTCTCCAAGAGTTTATTTAGACTGTACATGGTGTTAGTGGAGTTTCAATTATTTTGCCACTTTCAGTTGTAGCTAAATTACTTAACCTTTTTAGAAACAGCTCTCACAAAGATTTAGTGCAGTTCAGCACCACTTGCTACAACCACAGTGAGAAACATCTCATTAATACCTCTCCgacaataaaaatcaaatccagtatattttttttcttaagatgaCAACTGTTCATGTATGTAAAGTTCTCTCCAGTGATTgcatcagtgtttttttttagtgagctACATCTTACACTTAAAGGAATAATGACTGGTATGTGACCTGGGTTCACCTATTCAATTTGTTCTCCGTCTGGTTAAAAATGAACACATTATAGAAATATCAGAAAACACACTTCATTATAAAGAAATAATAGGTGTTCGATAGCAAATCGATGCAATCTCAGAGGCTTTTGCATGCAGtactgtacaatgtacaaaggcaaacacataataataataataataataacaataataatactactactaataataaaagaaaatagtaATAATCTATACAAATTTAATGAAAATTGGCCAAAGAAAATCAGCCAACCTTGAGCTCGCCTGTCAATCCAATCGCTTaagctgtataaaaaaaatggtcgaatggaaaaaaaaccttaaaaatattGCAAGTTTTTCTTGTCATGATTTGTATTCACACGTCTGATACAGTAGCCTACAGTAGTTCTGTATGTTATTTGGGCAGATTTTGGAAAATCGTAGTATTTTGAGGATATTTTGAGAGGTGCAGTCTAGCTGCGAATAAAAAGTCAAGACAGTACACGTTATATACAATATATCCTCCTaatgtaaagaaaatattttcggCCAAATTCTTGAACATACACACATATGTGAATTATtactgacatttttaaactaattgaaatgtatacaaaaatgacaaaatcaggatatgactttttatttatttatttatttatttatttatttaaacttttaGTGCGACAATCAGAACATACAGGACATGACATAATGCATCTCTGGTATGTAAACCCCCATGACGTCATAAAAGCCATAAAATAACCATTTCTCGCTCATGTTTCGGTCCAccttaaaaaaatgcttcctTACATGAAACCCCGCCCCGACCGGAAGTTGGTGCTAGCAGACTAGTGAACCTGGAGAAGCTGGTCAAGAAAACACGGCCACAGTAGGCAGGCCGAAcataacagttttgttttgtgtttttcttcataGTGAATTTCCGACTGGCGCGAAGGTAGAAATATCAACATGACGCACAGAAGGAAGTCAGAGTCTACGGCTGAAAAACTGCGGATGTcacttttcttctcttttttctgTATTGCTTTTCATCTCGGCGGCTCTGACGCGAGCCTACACCGGACACGAAGCGCCTCGACTGGCGAAACGGTAGAAAACTACGACAAATATTACAATTACGTTGAACTAACCGGGCGTTTGCGCTCCTACGCTCAGAAATACCCTTACATAGCAAACCTGTCGAGCATAGGTCAGTCCGTGCGGGGCAGGGAGCTTTGGGTGATGCGGATCACCAAGGACCCCCATTTAGAGTCACCGGGAAAACCCAGGTTCAAATATGTTGGCAACATGCACGGCGACGAGACCGTGTCCAGGCAGGTTCTCGTCTACCTTGTGGAGTACTTGCTGACTAAATACGAGGAGGAACCGCGGATAACTAAACTGGTGAACACCACGGATATCTATATCTTGCCCAGTATGAACCCCGACGGCTTTGAGGCGTCCAAAGAGGGGGAGTGTGCCGGCCACAGAGCGGGACGGAACAATGCCAATGACAAGGACCTTAACCGGAGCTTCCCTGACCAGTTTGCTCAATGGACTGAAAAACCAGAGAGCATTCCCGAGGTCACGGCTGTCATCAAATGGATGCAGGACAAACAGTGAGTGTGACACATAATCACACACAGAAAAGTCACTACTTTGCCTGCACAGATCTTTTGCTCATTTTTTGATATTTGGTATTGTGTTTTCAGGTTGTAAGTTCAACAGTTGTGAGATTTGAGAGGCACATGGTCTCTTCAAATTCTAAATAGTACGGCCTTCGGGCATTTAACTTGGGAGTTTTGAATGTAGGCCCATCGTGAAGCTAACTGTAGTAAGTTAGTAACAACATGCCCTTTTCTCTTTAGGTTTGTTCTGTCTGGTAACCTGCACGGTGGCACTGTGGTTGCCAGCTACCCTTTTGATGACTCAGCCACCCATGAGCAGCAAGGCCATTACAGCCAGTCAGCGGATGATAGCCTTTTTCGGTACTTAGCCTTGGTATATTCCAAGAACCATCCAGTGATGAAGACTGGACGACCTAATTGTCCTGATACCCAAGATGAGACCTTTAAAGACGGTATCACCAATGGGGCACAGTGGTATGATGTAGAAGGTAAGAggcacaaaaaataatcattcattAATTTGTAAACATTTAGTGTCATTCTGTAACTATATCCGGTAATAAATTATAAAGCAGTTTGGAAATTAGATGGATGGAAGTAGGCATTTTGTTCTAGCTTGTGATTGGATCGGTGATCTGTTATTGGTTTATTAATACTTCCTAATCGGTGACTAAGAAATCCTGATCATACAAAGCTGAATTATAGTGTTGTTtgtatatcagtttttatttaatttatccatccatccatccatccattttcttgaccacttcttcctcacaagggttgcgggggtgctggagcctatctcagctggctatgggcagtaggcgggggacgccctgaactggttgccagccaattgtagggcagtttttatttaatttattaatttttttaaatgttatgttaCTATTAACATACTTGAAACAGTGATGTCTACGAAACAGGAATGTTTTACCACAGAATGGTCAAAGGACAACCAGGCATGTTTGTCCAAGCACATCGTTTCAAAAGCTATCGCCATGACAACATTGTCTCGGGCCTCATATCGCACTTCAAAAACATGTTGCTTATGTCTGGCTCGGTAATCTGAGCAGAACACTGAAGCCCATATGCTCTCTTTCAAAGCCGTTTGACTGATGGCAATGTTATGTTGTGTATGTGAATGTACAATGTCATATGATTcagctttaataaaacctgtgaTGGTGTAAAAGCTATAGGCAGCAAACGCAATTTAACCAACATTTACCATTAGTTTGTTTGTTAAGATTGATTTTCTGAAACTGTTTTTAGTCTGAATAATAGCTGTACTCCTCCAGGTTCTTTTCCCTTGTCTGAATGTATAAAGTGACTAGTTTTTAAATATGCTGGCGCCGAGTCCACTTGAGTTCACAGTATGCTGCTCACTCTGTACGTGCtaacaatttttttcattttttttttttaattgtgtaaaaaaaaaaaaaaaaaaaaaaatcagctctaGTTGGCATCAGCTTGAAAATAAATGTGAGCTTTCCACtagtgttccgataccattttttttgcccccgataccgattctgatacccagttttgcagtatcgaccgataccataccaatacctagtttttttgtttgtttgtttgtttttgtttttttaagatgaaaaagctgccctgccattggttcagagcattcaaggaccaataggatatcttggctcAGCATGCAGTGcacatgtcacacatcagtgaatgccatgcacaagcaagacacaagatcctgcatccaaagtcctatataagcgttggaaataatggtatcgcatgttacttgttagtacttgcCGATGTCGTTACCACTGtgttaatgcagtatcggggagGCATGTAACTTATAACGGCAAtattattaaaactgccacaatatatcgtcgtcatcatgtcaagATATTaagagcagcacatctgttaaaaaaaaaaaaaagtcagattcatttctatttgtgcagttctagcaccctctggtggttagtattttagtgctatttaattttcacaaggcatgtttttgcccttctatctttaaaatccatgctaatggtcagatgaaggggaaattaatatgcttgtgaaccgagtcaatatgtggaggaactcagtgtgtgcttgcattagcaagtgcctcaatataaagtgttattcgagattgtaagttgtttatatgcattgctgtagtatacaaaagcacaatattgtgtgtgtgtgtgtgtgtgtgtttttttaatacaatattgtgacctattTTTGTATTGCCAAGCTCCCCATaatatgataattattgtatcgtgaccttcacattgtgataatattgtatcgtgatgtttggatattgttgcaTTCCTAGTATCGGGGCCGCTCCcgttacttttgttttgttacattagttttgttttgttgagaagacttatgttatgttatgttatgttatgttatgttatgttaagcAAGCCACACATAACAATTGTTGACAATCATGCCATGTTGTAAGTAAGTTTACATACCCTCGGACAAGCGattctaatgatcagctcatcatcaAGATCCGGAGAAGTCTGATAAAGATTCTCACGAGTGTTGGAAGAGAAGACATCTAAAACACGCAGAATAATGATCAATACATTTTATTAGGTTAAGAGTTCACTGATACACATGTTGGCTACATTGTCAAATGTGGTTTAGTCCAGGGTGTGACTGAATCCTTTGTTTCATAAATTTGACAAAATTAATTTCATTGTACATCATTTCAaatcaattactggtaacaacaACTCTAAAATGCTCTTATTTCATACTTACTGATTGATTTCAATGTTGATTTCAATGTTTCTAATTCTCCCTTTCTGCTCATTGtcttcaatttaatttaatttatgcaACAGTCCCGCTCAATGTCAACACTTGAGCCTGGCTTCACATGACAGTTCAGCTACACAAACTTGAGCATCATTATCACCTGTTGTTCCTGCATAGTCCAGGGTGTGACTGTAGATCCGGTACACATAGATAGCCATTTGAGCTTAGGTCACCATACTCAGTCAGCATACAGGGCCATGTTTACCTTGTGTAGTCTGTTTACAACTGCCATTCAGTTTAAACCATTGAGCCTGACGGATGAGGCTTCAGGTAATGTCGTTTGTCAGTCTGGTGAATTGTTGCCACTCATTGTTGGTTTAACATTCTTTGCTTATCGTTAGCAGGAGAGCTTTtggggtttggtttggtttacatTGGCACCCTGCCGTCTTTGCTCCCACCACTGGAAGTCAAACGTCTGGCACATTGCTCTGACACATCCTCTTGCACGATTCACTGTCAAAATAAGCTCGGAGGCCTTAAAGCGTAAAAATTGGACCACTTAAAAGATTTGAAACATGACTGTTGTTCAAGTTGGAATTCACTCTGAAGAGCTGTGTCTTTCATGTTTGTGGCCTATATTTTATACCTGCCTGAATGCCTCAGGTGACCTACCATATTTGGCAGCACCTGTGTCACAGTTGCCAGCTAAAAAGGCACTTTTGGGGCCTTTATTCCTCATGTTGACATTGTTGGCTTTTGGAAGTCATGTGCTATTGTTTGCATTGAAAGACCACTGCTAGCTAGTTTTTACGAGGTGCCATTTTTAGTGTTCTTGTGCGATCCAGCAAGCTGTCAAGCATGTCATGATATTGCATGAAAACAAGAGTATCTGTTGTAATCTCACTGTC
This genomic stretch from Festucalex cinctus isolate MCC-2025b chromosome 13, RoL_Fcin_1.0, whole genome shotgun sequence harbors:
- the cryba1a gene encoding crystallin, beta A1a isoform X2 yields the protein MESGTDNIRSLKVECGAWAGYEHSSFCGQQFVLERGEYPHWESWSGSNAYHTERMMSFRPICSANHKESKMVVFEKENFMGRQWEISDDYPSLQAMGWGTNEIGSMQVQSGAWVCYQFPGYRGYQYILECDRHGGEYKHYREWGSHAQSFQVQSLRRIQQ
- the cryba1a gene encoding crystallin, beta A1a isoform X1, translated to MAQNNPNPLGPWKITVYDQENFQGKRLEFTSSCQNIMESGTDNIRSLKVECGAWAGYEHSSFCGQQFVLERGEYPHWESWSGSNAYHTERMMSFRPICSANHKESKMVVFEKENFMGRQWEISDDYPSLQAMGWGTNEIGSMQVQSGAWVCYQFPGYRGYQYILECDRHGGEYKHYREWGSHAQSFQVQSLRRIQQ